From the genome of Streptomyces sp. NBC_00659, one region includes:
- a CDS encoding cation:proton antiporter, whose amino-acid sequence MTDEDILLGIALTVALATGSQILANKLRVPALIILLPVGFTAGALTDIIHPGRLIGPDFPALVSLSVAVILYDAGLGLNLRNLTGRTRSTVVRLLVIGILVTFLAVAAIGPALFGIPLRGAAMIGMILVVSGPTVVGPLLEYVRPTDRLRRILIWEGTLTDPIGAILGAVVFHAVATSHRVDIGRGYQIGQFLISVGVGLVGGAVGTAILWLTLNKLRLGETLGTLAQLATVILVSAGCDIVRDDTGLIAAIFTGLAITNLRGMDMPARRPFLETLVQMIIGLLFISISSAVTPDSVVPVLVPSLILIAVLVLLVRPLIAYASAWGSDLTVGEWGFIGWMAPRGIVAASTASAFSATLVAKGLPGASKILPITFLVIVGTVLLYALTAAPVARKLGVVQSARTRPLLVGGAPWVIGLGKALEAAGLHVLMWAGLDEERERIAAAGIELAHGEMLATATNPRARLEGVTAVFLLTDDDDFNALASVVIKDNVRGPVYRVGPPRDSHGVVAPYTGGDILFGHPLVRHRLAARYEQGARFHVQPGSQPIPSDRDILFVVRADGRLVPVTGAQTITPQPGDTAVLMGSV is encoded by the coding sequence ATGACCGACGAGGACATCCTCCTGGGCATCGCCCTGACCGTCGCCCTCGCCACGGGCTCGCAGATCCTCGCCAACAAGCTGCGCGTCCCCGCGCTGATCATCCTCCTGCCCGTCGGCTTCACGGCGGGCGCCCTGACCGACATCATCCACCCCGGGCGCCTCATCGGCCCGGACTTCCCCGCGCTGGTCTCGCTGTCCGTCGCCGTGATCCTCTACGACGCGGGTCTCGGGCTGAACCTGCGCAACCTCACCGGCCGTACCCGCTCGACCGTCGTGCGGCTGCTGGTCATCGGCATCCTGGTCACCTTTCTCGCCGTCGCCGCCATCGGGCCGGCCCTGTTCGGCATCCCGCTGCGGGGTGCCGCGATGATCGGCATGATCCTCGTCGTCTCCGGTCCCACCGTCGTCGGCCCGCTGCTCGAGTACGTCCGGCCGACGGACAGGCTGCGGCGCATCCTGATCTGGGAAGGAACGCTGACCGACCCGATCGGCGCCATCCTCGGAGCGGTCGTCTTCCACGCCGTCGCGACCTCCCACCGGGTCGACATCGGCCGGGGCTACCAGATCGGACAGTTCCTCATCAGCGTAGGAGTCGGTCTCGTGGGTGGTGCGGTGGGCACCGCCATCCTCTGGCTGACCCTGAACAAACTGCGACTCGGTGAAACGCTCGGCACCCTCGCCCAGTTGGCGACGGTGATCCTCGTCTCCGCGGGCTGCGACATCGTCCGTGACGACACCGGCCTCATCGCCGCCATCTTCACCGGACTCGCCATCACCAACCTGCGGGGGATGGACATGCCGGCCCGCCGGCCCTTCCTCGAGACACTCGTCCAGATGATCATCGGCCTGCTGTTCATCTCCATCTCCTCCGCGGTCACCCCCGACTCCGTGGTGCCCGTGCTCGTCCCCTCGCTGATCCTGATCGCCGTGCTCGTCCTCCTGGTCCGGCCGCTCATCGCGTACGCCTCCGCATGGGGTTCCGACCTGACGGTGGGCGAATGGGGCTTCATCGGGTGGATGGCACCGCGCGGCATCGTCGCCGCCTCGACCGCGTCCGCCTTCTCCGCCACCCTCGTGGCGAAGGGACTGCCCGGCGCGTCCAAGATCCTTCCGATCACCTTCCTCGTGATCGTGGGGACGGTCCTGCTCTACGCCCTGACCGCCGCGCCCGTGGCCCGGAAGCTCGGCGTCGTCCAGTCCGCGCGGACACGGCCGCTCCTGGTGGGCGGAGCCCCCTGGGTCATCGGCCTGGGGAAGGCACTGGAGGCCGCCGGACTCCACGTCCTGATGTGGGCCGGACTGGACGAGGAACGCGAGCGGATCGCCGCGGCCGGAATCGAACTCGCTCACGGGGAGATGCTGGCGACCGCGACCAATCCCCGGGCCCGTCTGGAAGGCGTGACGGCGGTGTTCCTGCTCACCGACGACGACGATTTCAACGCCCTGGCCTCCGTCGTCATCAAGGACAACGTGCGAGGGCCCGTCTACCGGGTGGGGCCGCCGCGGGACAGCCACGGCGTGGTCGCCCCCTACACCGGCGGCGACATCCTCTTCGGCCACCCGCTCGTCCGGCACCGCCTGGCGGCTCGCTACGAGCAGGGTGCCCGCTTCCACGTCCAGCCCGGATCCCAGCCGATCCCCTCGGACCGCGACATCCTGTTCGTGGTCCGGGCCGACGGCCGGCTGGTTCCGGTCACCGGCGCGCAGACGATCACACCACAGCCGGGCGACACCGCCGTACTGATGGGCTCCGTATGA
- the cydB gene encoding cytochrome d ubiquinol oxidase subunit II has translation MAFTTLWFILVTVLWTGFFVLEGFDLGVGMLHGLLSRDESRRQAVLHTIGPVWDGNEVWLVTAGAAMFAAFPGWYATLFSGFYLALVLLLAGLIVRGIAIEYRGRVDSARWRRNWTVLLTASSVTVPLVLGIALGDLLHGVPIGHGQEYTGTFADLFTGYGVFTGITLTVLCLLHGATFLSLKTSGDIRERARRLARLTVLPAGLVVLAYVFWTRSLASGGVLLNLTELATVVAVAAAAWLISGGHDGWAFCATAFAIAGTVASLFTELYPRVMVSSTGSAFDLTVHNTASGPYALKVMTVVALVLLPVVLCYQGWTYHVFRQRISSDRFPAAGGPAAAPTALPEG, from the coding sequence ATGGCATTCACCACCCTCTGGTTCATCCTCGTCACCGTGCTGTGGACGGGCTTCTTCGTCCTGGAGGGCTTCGACCTCGGGGTCGGCATGCTCCACGGACTGCTCTCCCGCGACGAATCGCGCCGCCAGGCCGTGCTGCACACCATCGGACCGGTATGGGACGGCAACGAGGTCTGGCTGGTCACCGCCGGCGCCGCGATGTTCGCCGCCTTCCCGGGCTGGTACGCCACCCTGTTCTCCGGCTTCTATCTCGCTCTCGTGCTCCTTCTGGCCGGACTCATCGTCCGCGGCATCGCCATCGAGTACCGCGGCCGCGTCGACAGCGCGCGATGGCGACGGAACTGGACCGTCCTGCTGACCGCGAGCAGCGTGACCGTGCCCCTGGTGCTCGGCATCGCCCTCGGTGACCTGCTGCACGGCGTGCCCATCGGCCACGGCCAGGAGTACACGGGCACCTTCGCCGACCTGTTCACCGGCTACGGCGTCTTCACCGGGATCACTCTCACCGTGCTCTGCCTCCTGCACGGTGCGACCTTCCTCTCGCTGAAGACCAGCGGGGACATCCGCGAGAGGGCCCGCCGACTGGCGCGGCTCACCGTCCTGCCCGCCGGTCTGGTGGTCCTCGCCTACGTCTTCTGGACCCGCTCCCTCGCGAGCGGCGGCGTCCTCCTCAACCTCACCGAACTCGCCACCGTCGTCGCCGTCGCCGCCGCGGCCTGGCTGATCAGCGGCGGCCACGACGGCTGGGCGTTCTGTGCCACCGCTTTCGCGATCGCCGGAACCGTGGCGTCGCTCTTCACCGAGCTCTATCCCAGGGTGATGGTCTCCAGCACGGGCAGCGCCTTCGACCTGACCGTCCACAACACCGCGTCCGGCCCCTACGCGCTCAAGGTCATGACCGTGGTCGCCCTCGTCCTGCTCCCCGTCGTCCTCTGCTACCAGGGCTGGACCTACCACGTCTTCCGGCAGCGGATCTCCTCCGACCGGTTCCCCGCCGCCGGAGGGCCTGCCGCGGCGCCGACGGCCCTGCCCGAAGGATGA
- a CDS encoding cytochrome ubiquinol oxidase subunit I, whose translation MSQLDLARLQFAMTSIYHFLFVPVTIGLSLLTALLQTAWYRGGKVAYLRLTRFFGTLLVINVAVGVVTGLVQEFQFGMDWSGYSRTVGDVFGAPLAMEGLAAFFLESTFLGLWIFGWDKLSKRVHLATIWAVAAGSALSALFIMAANSWMQHPVGYKVDPSTGRPQLDDVWALFTNPVFLRGYLHVLLAALVTGSMVMLSVSAWHLRKVLREDKGSVEGDKATPVGAEVQAEVQDEGAPDAAKEAASGFRLSARLSLFILVPALMFNMLVGSELGVTEGKYQPMKIAAAEAQWETCQPCSFSLFQIGGGNNDQTPTKVLEIPHLLSLLATNHWNGKVLGLNEVNSQYQQAYGPGDYVPNVFIQYWAMRVMAYLASLALLLGVWGLWLLRRERLTRSRWFLTAAVWAVVLPFLINTSGWLLTENGRQPWIVQGIQLTKNGVSSSVSTTEVAISIVAFFLLYAAMAVIAAVLMTRHTRKGTGPLHQDDQPASEMTY comes from the coding sequence ATGAGCCAGCTGGACTTGGCGCGGCTGCAGTTCGCGATGACGTCGATCTACCACTTCCTGTTCGTCCCGGTGACCATCGGGCTGAGCCTGCTGACGGCCCTGCTCCAGACGGCCTGGTACCGGGGAGGGAAGGTCGCGTACCTGCGGCTGACACGGTTCTTCGGGACCCTGCTGGTGATCAACGTCGCCGTCGGCGTGGTGACCGGTCTGGTCCAGGAGTTCCAGTTCGGTATGGACTGGTCGGGCTACTCCCGCACGGTCGGTGACGTGTTCGGAGCGCCCCTGGCGATGGAAGGCCTCGCCGCGTTCTTCCTGGAGTCGACGTTCCTCGGCCTGTGGATCTTCGGCTGGGACAAACTGTCCAAGCGCGTCCACCTGGCGACCATCTGGGCGGTGGCGGCCGGCAGCGCACTGTCGGCGCTGTTCATCATGGCCGCGAACTCGTGGATGCAGCACCCGGTCGGCTACAAGGTCGACCCGTCCACCGGCCGCCCGCAGCTCGACGACGTCTGGGCCCTGTTCACCAACCCCGTCTTCCTTCGCGGCTACCTGCACGTACTGCTGGCCGCGCTGGTCACCGGCTCGATGGTCATGCTCTCCGTGTCCGCCTGGCATCTGCGCAAGGTCCTCCGCGAGGACAAGGGCAGCGTCGAGGGCGACAAGGCCACCCCGGTCGGGGCTGAGGTCCAGGCCGAGGTTCAGGACGAGGGCGCCCCGGACGCCGCGAAGGAGGCGGCCTCGGGGTTCCGGCTGTCAGCGCGCCTGTCGCTGTTCATCCTCGTGCCGGCCCTGATGTTCAACATGCTCGTCGGCAGCGAACTCGGCGTGACCGAGGGCAAGTACCAGCCGATGAAGATCGCGGCGGCCGAGGCGCAGTGGGAGACCTGCCAGCCCTGCTCCTTCTCCCTCTTCCAGATCGGCGGCGGCAACAACGACCAGACGCCCACCAAGGTCCTGGAGATCCCCCACCTGCTCTCCCTGCTCGCCACCAACCACTGGAACGGCAAGGTCCTCGGCCTCAACGAGGTCAACAGCCAGTACCAGCAGGCCTACGGTCCGGGCGACTACGTGCCCAACGTCTTCATCCAGTACTGGGCGATGCGCGTCATGGCCTACCTCGCCTCGCTCGCCCTCCTCCTCGGAGTGTGGGGTCTGTGGCTGCTGCGGCGCGAACGGCTCACGCGCTCACGCTGGTTCCTGACCGCGGCGGTGTGGGCCGTGGTGCTGCCGTTCCTCATCAACACCTCAGGCTGGCTCCTCACCGAGAACGGACGCCAGCCCTGGATCGTGCAGGGCATCCAGTTGACGAAGAACGGGGTCTCCTCCTCCGTCAGCACCACCGAGGTCGCCATCAGCATCGTGGCCTTCTTCCTCCTCTACGCCGCGATGGCCGTGATCGCCGCCGTGCTGATGACACGCCACACGCGCAAGGGCACCGGCCCCCTGCACCAGGACGACCAGCCCGCATCCGAGATGACCTACTGA
- a CDS encoding SDR family oxidoreductase, producing the protein MLRGQKALVTGANSGIGLATAVALGRAGADVVVNYVAGQEAAEDVVRQIQGFGVRAFAHEADVSDEGQVVGMFARMLEEFGTIDVLVANAGLQRDAPVTEMTLEKWHKVIDVNLTGQFLCAREATKEFLRRGVVPEVSRSAGKIVCMSSVHQIIPWSGHLNYAASKGGVLMLMQTLAQELGPHGIRVNAVAPGAIKTPINRSAWETPEAEADLLKLIPYRRVGEPEDIADAVTVLASDLMDYVVGTTLFVDGGMTLFPGFATGG; encoded by the coding sequence TTGCTGCGGGGCCAGAAAGCCCTGGTGACCGGGGCGAACTCCGGCATCGGACTGGCGACGGCGGTCGCGCTCGGCCGGGCGGGCGCCGACGTCGTCGTCAACTACGTCGCCGGACAGGAGGCCGCGGAGGACGTGGTCCGGCAGATCCAGGGTTTCGGCGTGCGGGCCTTCGCCCACGAGGCGGACGTGTCCGACGAGGGTCAGGTCGTCGGCATGTTCGCACGCATGCTGGAGGAGTTCGGCACGATCGACGTTCTGGTGGCCAACGCCGGCCTGCAACGGGACGCGCCGGTGACGGAGATGACCCTCGAGAAGTGGCACAAGGTCATCGACGTGAACCTCACCGGCCAGTTCCTGTGTGCCAGGGAGGCGACGAAGGAGTTCCTGCGGCGCGGTGTCGTGCCGGAGGTCTCCCGTTCCGCCGGAAAGATCGTCTGCATGAGTTCCGTGCACCAGATCATCCCGTGGTCCGGTCACCTGAACTACGCCGCGTCCAAGGGCGGTGTCCTCATGCTCATGCAGACGCTGGCCCAGGAACTCGGCCCGCACGGAATCCGGGTCAACGCCGTCGCGCCCGGCGCCATCAAGACCCCGATCAACCGCAGCGCCTGGGAGACCCCCGAGGCCGAGGCGGACCTGCTCAAGCTGATCCCCTACCGGCGGGTCGGCGAGCCCGAGGACATCGCCGACGCGGTGACGGTCCTGGCCTCCGACCTCATGGACTACGTGGTCGGCACGACCCTGTTCGTCGACGGCGGGATGACCCTCTTCCCCGGCTTCGCCACCGGCGGCTGA